One Polaribacter sp. KT25b DNA segment encodes these proteins:
- a CDS encoding DinB family protein — protein sequence MIKLMVTNIHKSIEMIPENEYASYYKQYIQLIENNNKSIIENLIDSQKEFDAVLRNVPSKKQNFAYAEGKWTLKELIQHIIDTERVFNYRALCFARNDQTSLPGFDQDLFANNCNANTRDYEDLLDEMSVLRKSTILLFKSFSDEVFLRIGVGSGNKMSVRALGYLYSGHQIHHLNIIKERYL from the coding sequence ATGATTAAATTAATGGTAACAAACATACATAAATCTATTGAAATGATTCCAGAAAACGAGTACGCATCTTATTACAAACAATACATTCAACTTATTGAAAATAATAATAAATCTATTATTGAAAACTTAATTGATTCTCAAAAAGAATTTGATGCTGTGTTAAGAAATGTTCCATCAAAAAAACAAAATTTTGCATACGCAGAAGGTAAATGGACATTAAAAGAATTGATACAACATATTATTGATACTGAGCGTGTTTTTAATTACCGAGCGTTGTGTTTTGCTAGAAACGACCAAACTTCTTTGCCAGGTTTTGATCAAGATTTATTTGCAAATAATTGCAATGCTAACACAAGAGATTACGAGGATTTATTAGATGAAATGTCCGTTTTAAGAAAAAGTACTATTTTGCTTTTTAAAAGTTTTTCTGATGAAGTTTTTTTAAGAATTGGTGTTGGTTCTGGAAACAAAATGTCTGTTAGAGCCTTAGGATATTTATATTCTGGGCATCAAATTCATCACTTAAATATTATAAAAGAGCGTTATTTGTAA
- the hutI gene encoding imidazolonepropionase: protein MTKLFTNIKELIQVREASVQKVSGTKMNILPTLKNAFLLIENNIIKDFGLMDEIPNFSADEIIDCAGKMILPTWCDSHTHIVFAGNREQEFVDRIKGLSYEEIANKGGGILNSAKKLQATSEEELYQQSAKRLNEVIALGTGAIEIKSGYGLTLDSELKMLRVIKKLKENYNIPIKATFLGAHAIPTEFKHNKEGYINLIIDEMLPKISSENLADFVDVFCEVGYFSVDDTDRILSAAKKYNLISKVHVNQFNSIGGIAISTKHNALSVDHLEVLSDDDLAQLKASETMPVALPSCSFFLGIPFTPARKIIDANLPLALATDYNPGSTPSGNMNFVVATACIKMKMTPEEAINAATINSAFAMNLSNKVGSITKGKLANFFITKEIPSYGFIPYSFGSNLIDEVYINGNKF, encoded by the coding sequence ATGACAAAATTATTCACTAATATAAAAGAATTAATTCAAGTTAGAGAAGCTTCTGTACAAAAAGTTTCAGGTACAAAAATGAACATTTTACCTACTTTAAAAAATGCTTTTTTATTGATAGAAAACAATATAATTAAAGATTTTGGTTTGATGGATGAAATTCCCAATTTTTCTGCGGATGAAATCATCGATTGTGCTGGTAAAATGATTTTACCAACTTGGTGTGATTCACATACACATATTGTTTTTGCTGGCAACAGAGAACAAGAATTTGTAGACAGAATTAAAGGTTTATCTTATGAAGAAATTGCGAATAAAGGCGGTGGAATTTTAAATTCAGCTAAAAAATTACAAGCAACTTCAGAAGAAGAGTTATACCAACAATCTGCAAAAAGATTAAACGAAGTAATTGCTTTAGGAACTGGTGCTATTGAGATAAAATCTGGTTACGGATTAACTTTGGATTCAGAACTTAAAATGTTACGCGTAATTAAAAAACTCAAAGAAAATTACAACATTCCTATCAAAGCAACTTTTTTAGGAGCTCACGCAATTCCAACTGAATTTAAACATAATAAAGAAGGATATATCAATTTAATTATTGATGAAATGTTGCCAAAAATTTCATCAGAAAATTTAGCCGATTTTGTAGATGTTTTTTGTGAAGTTGGTTATTTTTCTGTGGATGATACAGATCGAATTTTATCAGCGGCAAAAAAATATAATTTAATTTCTAAAGTGCATGTAAATCAATTTAATAGTATTGGCGGAATTGCAATTTCCACAAAACACAACGCTTTATCTGTAGATCATTTAGAGGTTTTATCTGATGATGATTTAGCGCAATTAAAAGCATCAGAAACAATGCCTGTTGCCCTTCCCTCCTGTTCTTTTTTCTTGGGAATTCCGTTTACGCCAGCAAGAAAAATTATAGATGCAAATTTACCTTTGGCTTTGGCAACTGATTACAATCCTGGTTCAACGCCATCTGGAAACATGAATTTTGTTGTTGCAACTGCTTGTATAAAAATGAAAATGACACCAGAAGAAGCAATTAATGCTGCAACAATAAACAGCGCTTTTGCCATGAATCTATCCAACAAAGTTGGAAGTATTACAAAAGGAAAATTAGCAAACTTTTTCATCACCAAAGAAATACCTTCCTACGGATTTATTCCTTACAGTTTTGGGTCAAATTTAATTGATGAAGTATATATTAACGGAAACAAATTTTAA
- a CDS encoding type 1 glutamine amidotransferase: MKREKLKLAILDMNNDEPNQGLRCIKEIADFFSSEVDITVFNVRAKQEIPDISFDIYISSGGPGSPLEEENWRKPYLYLMQQLWDHNIKSLGSKKHVFFICYSFQVMCNYFGLGEIKLRKSTSFGALPIHKTKKGLKDPILDGLNDPFYAVDSRDWQLIQPNLKVFKERGASILSLEKIRTHIKLERAIMAVRFSDEFIGTQFHPEADPISMKVYFSLEETKQKIIKNFGETKYNQLMDTIDDPDKIIMTYNTVLPKFITTAIRNIKQPIHS, translated from the coding sequence ATGAAAAGAGAAAAATTAAAATTAGCCATTTTAGATATGAATAACGACGAGCCAAATCAAGGTTTGCGTTGCATTAAAGAAATTGCTGATTTTTTTAGTAGCGAAGTAGATATTACAGTTTTTAATGTTAGAGCGAAGCAAGAAATCCCAGATATTTCTTTTGATATTTATATTTCAAGTGGTGGTCCAGGAAGTCCTTTAGAAGAAGAAAATTGGAGAAAACCATATTTATATTTAATGCAGCAACTTTGGGATCATAATATTAAAAGTTTGGGTTCTAAAAAACATGTATTTTTTATTTGCTATTCTTTTCAAGTGATGTGTAATTATTTTGGATTGGGAGAAATAAAATTGAGAAAAAGTACTTCATTTGGAGCTTTACCAATTCATAAAACTAAAAAAGGATTGAAAGACCCAATTTTAGACGGATTAAACGATCCGTTTTATGCTGTAGATTCTAGAGATTGGCAATTGATTCAACCAAATTTAAAAGTTTTTAAAGAACGAGGAGCATCAATTTTGAGTTTAGAAAAAATAAGAACTCATATAAAATTAGAGCGCGCAATTATGGCTGTTCGTTTTTCTGATGAATTTATTGGTACACAATTTCATCCAGAAGCAGATCCAATAAGTATGAAAGTTTATTTTTCTTTAGAAGAAACAAAACAGAAAATAATTAAAAATTTTGGTGAAACAAAATATAATCAATTAATGGATACAATTGATGATCCTGATAAAATAATTATGACCTATAATACTGTTTTACCAAAATTTATAACTACAGCAATTCGTAATATTAAACAACCCATACATTCTTGA
- the fumC gene encoding class II fumarate hydratase, with protein sequence MTKYRIEKDTMGQVNVPADKYWGAQTERSRNNFKIGPESSMPIEIIYGFAYLKKAAAYTNCELGVLTSEKRDLIAQVCDEILEGKLDDQFPLVIWQTGSGTQSNMNANEVIANRAQELAGKIIGEGEKVIQPNDDVNKSQSSNDTFPTGMHIAAYKKIVETTIPGITQLRDTLKAKSEAFKDVVKIGRTHLMDATPLTLGQEFSGYVAQLNFGLKALNNTLEHLSQLALGGTAVGTGMNTPAGYDVLVAKYIAQFTGLPFVTAENKFEALAAHDALVETHGALKQIAVSLNKIANDIRMMASGPRSGIGEIIIPANEPGSSIMPGKVNPTQCEAMTMVAAQVIGNDVAVTIGGAQGHYELNVFKPVMASNVLQSAQLIGDVCKSFDVNCAAGIEPNHARITELVNNSLMLVTALNTKIGYYKAAEIANTAHANGTTLKEEAVRLGYVTPEQYDEWVKPEEMIGALK encoded by the coding sequence ATGACAAAATACAGAATTGAAAAAGACACAATGGGGCAAGTAAACGTACCTGCTGACAAATACTGGGGCGCACAAACAGAACGCTCAAGAAACAACTTTAAAATAGGTCCTGAATCTTCTATGCCAATAGAAATAATTTACGGTTTTGCGTACCTTAAAAAAGCTGCAGCATATACAAATTGCGAATTGGGTGTTTTAACATCAGAAAAAAGAGATTTAATTGCACAAGTTTGTGATGAAATTTTAGAAGGTAAATTAGATGATCAATTTCCTTTAGTAATTTGGCAAACGGGTTCTGGTACGCAATCTAACATGAATGCAAACGAAGTAATTGCAAACAGAGCACAAGAACTTGCTGGTAAAATTATTGGTGAAGGCGAAAAAGTAATTCAACCAAATGATGATGTAAATAAATCGCAATCATCTAATGATACATTTCCTACAGGAATGCACATTGCTGCTTACAAAAAAATTGTAGAAACTACAATTCCTGGTATTACACAATTAAGAGATACATTAAAAGCAAAATCAGAAGCATTTAAAGATGTTGTAAAAATTGGTAGAACGCATTTAATGGATGCTACGCCACTTACACTTGGTCAAGAATTTTCTGGTTATGTTGCACAATTAAACTTCGGTTTAAAAGCATTAAACAACACTTTAGAGCACTTATCTCAATTAGCTTTGGGTGGAACCGCAGTTGGTACTGGTATGAATACACCAGCAGGTTATGATGTTTTAGTTGCTAAATATATTGCACAATTTACAGGTTTACCTTTTGTTACTGCAGAAAATAAATTTGAAGCTTTAGCTGCACACGATGCATTAGTAGAAACGCATGGCGCTTTAAAACAAATTGCAGTTTCTTTAAATAAAATTGCAAACGATATTAGAATGATGGCTTCTGGACCAAGATCTGGAATTGGAGAAATCATAATTCCTGCAAACGAGCCAGGTTCTTCTATTATGCCAGGTAAAGTAAATCCTACACAATGTGAAGCAATGACAATGGTTGCTGCACAAGTTATTGGTAATGATGTTGCTGTTACTATTGGTGGTGCTCAAGGTCATTACGAATTAAATGTTTTTAAACCAGTAATGGCTTCAAACGTTTTACAATCTGCGCAATTAATTGGCGATGTTTGTAAATCTTTTGATGTAAATTGTGCTGCAGGTATAGAACCTAATCATGCAAGAATTACAGAATTAGTAAACAATTCTTTAATGTTAGTTACTGCATTAAATACTAAAATAGGATATTATAAAGCTGCAGAAATTGCAAATACTGCACACGCAAACGGAACAACTTTAAAAGAAGAAGCGGTACGTTTAGGCTATGTAACGCCAGAACAATATGACGAATGGGTAAAACCAGAAGAAATGATTGGAGCGTTAAAATAA
- a CDS encoding DUF2795 domain-containing protein: MYWTLELASYLADAPWPATKDELIDYAIRTGSPLEVVENLQDMEDEGDAYDSIVEIWPDYPTEDDYLWNEDEY, encoded by the coding sequence ATGTATTGGACATTAGAATTAGCATCTTATTTAGCAGATGCACCTTGGCCAGCAACCAAAGACGAGTTAATAGATTACGCAATTAGAACTGGATCGCCGTTAGAAGTAGTAGAAAACCTACAAGATATGGAAGATGAAGGTGATGCATACGATTCAATTGTTGAAATTTGGCCAGATTATCCTACAGAAGATGATTATCTTTGGAACGAGGATGAATACTAA
- a CDS encoding carboxylate-amine ligase: MKFTLGIEEEYQVIDPVTRELISHDQQIVINASQVLNDQVKAEMHEAVVEVGTNICYDIKDAREQITHLRKSISTFANDLGFKIGAAGTHPFSKWETQLITPNPRYDEIITELQDAARSNLIFGLHVHVGIEDKNMAMHIVNAMRYFLPHLYALSTNSPFWEGRNTGFKSYRSKVFDKFPRTGIPGVFDNYTQYENYVNLLMKTKCIDNPKKIWWDIRIHPVFPTIEVRICDVPLTIDETVCIAALIQALAAKLYKLRTQNLNFMIYHRALINENKWRAGRYGIDGKMIDFGLEKEMETKFLMREVVEFVDDVLDELGSRKEVEYVFEILKNGTGADRQLKVFEETKDLKKVVDFITERTILGL, encoded by the coding sequence ATGAAATTTACATTAGGTATAGAAGAAGAATATCAAGTAATAGACCCAGTTACTAGAGAATTAATTTCTCATGATCAGCAAATTGTAATTAATGCATCTCAGGTTTTAAATGACCAAGTTAAGGCAGAGATGCACGAAGCTGTTGTGGAAGTTGGTACAAATATTTGTTATGATATTAAGGATGCTCGTGAGCAAATTACGCATTTACGTAAATCGATTTCTACGTTTGCTAATGATTTAGGTTTTAAAATAGGAGCCGCAGGTACGCATCCTTTTTCTAAATGGGAAACACAGTTAATTACGCCAAATCCACGTTATGATGAAATTATAACCGAATTACAAGATGCAGCCAGATCTAATTTAATTTTTGGTTTGCATGTTCATGTGGGAATTGAAGATAAAAATATGGCAATGCATATTGTAAATGCCATGCGTTATTTTTTACCACATTTATATGCGTTGTCTACAAATTCACCTTTTTGGGAAGGTAGAAATACAGGTTTTAAATCGTATAGATCTAAAGTTTTTGATAAGTTTCCACGAACAGGAATTCCGGGTGTTTTTGATAATTACACCCAATATGAAAACTATGTAAATCTTTTGATGAAGACAAAATGTATAGATAATCCTAAAAAAATATGGTGGGATATTCGAATACATCCTGTTTTTCCAACAATTGAAGTTAGAATTTGTGATGTGCCATTGACTATCGATGAAACTGTTTGTATTGCTGCATTAATACAAGCTTTAGCGGCTAAATTATATAAATTAAGAACTCAAAATTTAAACTTTATGATTTATCATAGAGCGCTTATTAATGAAAATAAATGGCGAGCAGGACGTTATGGGATTGACGGAAAAATGATAGATTTTGGTTTAGAAAAAGAAATGGAGACAAAATTTTTAATGCGAGAAGTTGTAGAATTTGTTGATGATGTTTTAGATGAATTAGGTTCAAGAAAAGAAGTAGAATACGTTTTTGAAATATTAAAAAACGGAACAGGAGCAGACAGGCAACTTAAAGTTTTTGAAGAAACGAAAGACTTAAAAAAAGTAGTAGATTTTATTACAGAACGAACTATTTTAGGTTTATAA
- the secA gene encoding preprotein translocase subunit SecA codes for MSILDSVIKLFVGDKQQKDLKILQPIVEAVRKFETEISKLSHDELRAKTQEFKDKIKAATKEFDSKITTLEDEAKNADIDRQEDIYSEIDTLKDEAYKVSEETLLQIMPEAFAVIKETEKRFKENEEIEVTATPFDRELSAERDNVTLEGDKAFWANSWDAAGKPVTWDMVPYDVQLIGGSVLHQGKIAEMMTGEGKTLVSTLPVYLNALTGNGVHLVTVNDYLAKRDKAWMGPIFEFHGLSTDCIDYHQPNSDARRKAYNADITYGTNNEFGFDYLRDNMASSKDDLVQRPPNYAIIDEVDSVLIDDARTPLIISGPVPQGDRHEFNDLKPLVADLVALQSKHLIGVLAEAKKLIADGNTKDGGFLLLRVYRGLPKNKALIKFLSQEGNKQILQKTENYYMADNNKLMPEIDEDLLFVVEEKNNQIDLTDKGIALLSEKTENDNFFVLPDIGVKIGQIDTADTTSEEKAAQKEELYKDFSIKSERIHTMNQLLKAYTVFEKDVEYVVMDNKVMIVDEQTGRIMDGRRYSDGLHQAIEAKENVKIEDATQTFATVTLQNYFRMYRKLSGMTGTAVTEAGELWEIYKLDVVEIPTNKPIQRDDKEDLVYKTAREKYNAVIEDIVKLVEQNRPVLVGTTSVEISELLGRMLQMRKIPHNILNAKLHKREADVVAEAGKPGIVTIATNMAGRGTDIKLTDEVKKAGGLAIIGTERHDSRRVDRQLRGRAGRQGDVGSTQFYVALDDNLMRLFGSDRIAKMMDRMGLKEGEVIQHSMITKSIERAQKKVEENNFGIRKRLLEYDDIMNAQRSFVYKRRRNALDGKRLQVDIANMIYDTCESIINSNKPVKDFQNFEFELIRFSSTTSPFTKEEFEKLSEKELTDKLYDVVSAHYKSKIERNAVLAFPVIKDVFENEGDRYERIVVPFTDGTKSLQVVTNLKEAYESEGKSLVTDFEKNITLAIIDENWKDHLRQMDELKHSVQNASYEQKDPLLVYKFEAFELFKKTVDEINKEVLSFLFKGELPEQNRDQISEARSQKRERLNTSKADVQNSTEQAIQNSKKQPQEPVETIVRDQPKIGRNEKVTIKNVMSGEQKEVKFKQAIPLIEKGEWVLVNN; via the coding sequence ATGAGCATTTTAGATTCAGTTATAAAACTTTTTGTGGGTGACAAACAACAAAAAGATTTAAAAATTTTACAACCAATAGTTGAAGCAGTAAGAAAGTTTGAAACAGAAATTTCTAAACTTTCTCACGACGAATTAAGGGCAAAAACGCAAGAATTTAAAGATAAAATTAAAGCTGCAACTAAAGAATTTGATTCTAAAATAACCACTTTAGAAGATGAAGCTAAAAATGCTGATATTGACAGACAAGAAGATATTTATTCTGAAATTGATACGTTAAAAGACGAAGCTTATAAAGTTTCTGAAGAAACCTTATTACAAATTATGCCAGAAGCATTTGCTGTAATTAAGGAAACTGAAAAACGTTTTAAAGAAAATGAAGAAATTGAAGTTACTGCAACTCCTTTTGATAGAGAATTATCTGCAGAAAGAGATAATGTTACTTTAGAAGGCGACAAAGCTTTTTGGGCAAATTCTTGGGATGCAGCAGGTAAACCTGTTACTTGGGACATGGTTCCTTATGATGTGCAATTAATTGGTGGTTCTGTTTTACACCAAGGTAAAATTGCAGAAATGATGACTGGTGAAGGAAAAACATTGGTTTCTACTTTACCCGTTTATTTAAATGCTTTAACAGGAAATGGAGTTCACCTTGTTACTGTAAATGATTATTTAGCAAAACGTGATAAAGCTTGGATGGGACCAATTTTTGAGTTTCACGGCCTTTCTACAGATTGTATTGATTATCATCAACCAAATTCTGATGCTCGTAGAAAAGCATACAATGCAGACATTACTTACGGAACAAATAACGAATTCGGTTTTGATTATTTACGTGATAATATGGCAAGTTCTAAAGACGATTTAGTACAAAGACCGCCAAACTATGCAATTATTGATGAAGTAGATTCTGTTTTAATTGATGATGCTAGAACTCCGTTAATTATTTCTGGTCCTGTTCCGCAAGGAGACAGACATGAATTTAACGATTTAAAACCTTTAGTTGCAGATTTAGTTGCCTTACAAAGCAAACACTTAATTGGTGTTTTAGCAGAAGCTAAAAAATTAATTGCAGACGGAAATACAAAAGATGGAGGTTTTCTATTGTTAAGAGTTTACAGAGGTTTACCTAAAAATAAAGCCTTAATTAAATTTTTATCACAAGAAGGTAACAAACAAATTTTACAAAAAACAGAAAATTATTACATGGCAGACAACAATAAGTTGATGCCAGAAATTGATGAAGATTTGTTATTTGTTGTTGAAGAAAAAAATAATCAAATTGATTTAACTGATAAAGGAATTGCTCTTCTATCAGAAAAAACAGAAAATGATAACTTCTTTGTTTTACCAGATATTGGTGTAAAAATTGGTCAAATTGATACTGCTGATACAACATCAGAAGAAAAAGCAGCTCAAAAAGAAGAATTATACAAAGATTTTAGCATCAAAAGTGAGCGTATTCATACAATGAATCAACTTTTAAAAGCATATACTGTTTTTGAAAAAGATGTTGAGTATGTTGTAATGGATAATAAAGTAATGATTGTTGATGAACAAACGGGACGTATCATGGATGGTCGTCGTTATTCTGATGGATTACACCAAGCAATTGAAGCGAAAGAAAATGTAAAAATTGAAGACGCAACTCAAACTTTTGCAACGGTAACTTTACAGAATTACTTTAGAATGTACAGAAAACTTTCTGGAATGACAGGAACTGCTGTTACAGAAGCTGGTGAATTATGGGAAATTTACAAATTAGATGTTGTAGAAATTCCTACAAATAAACCAATTCAAAGAGATGATAAAGAAGATTTAGTTTACAAAACTGCACGTGAAAAATACAACGCAGTTATTGAAGATATTGTAAAATTAGTTGAGCAAAACAGACCCGTTTTGGTTGGTACAACTTCTGTAGAAATATCAGAATTATTGGGTAGAATGTTACAAATGCGTAAAATTCCACATAATATTTTAAATGCAAAATTACATAAACGTGAAGCAGATGTTGTTGCAGAAGCTGGTAAACCTGGTATTGTAACGATTGCAACAAACATGGCTGGTCGTGGAACAGATATTAAGCTTACAGATGAAGTTAAAAAAGCTGGTGGTTTAGCAATTATTGGTACAGAAAGACATGATTCTAGACGTGTAGATAGACAGTTAAGAGGACGTGCAGGAAGACAAGGTGATGTTGGTTCTACTCAGTTTTATGTAGCTTTAGATGATAATTTAATGCGTTTATTTGGTTCTGACAGAATTGCCAAAATGATGGATAGAATGGGCTTAAAAGAAGGTGAAGTAATTCAGCATTCTATGATTACCAAATCTATTGAAAGAGCACAAAAGAAAGTTGAAGAAAACAACTTTGGTATTCGTAAACGTTTGTTAGAATATGATGATATCATGAACGCACAACGTTCTTTTGTTTACAAAAGAAGACGTAATGCTTTAGACGGAAAACGTTTACAAGTAGATATTGCAAACATGATTTATGATACCTGCGAATCTATCATCAACAGTAATAAACCTGTAAAAGATTTTCAAAATTTTGAATTTGAATTGATTCGTTTTTCTTCTACAACTTCTCCTTTTACAAAAGAAGAATTTGAGAAATTATCAGAAAAAGAATTAACTGATAAATTATATGATGTTGTAAGTGCACATTACAAGAGTAAAATTGAAAGAAATGCAGTTTTAGCTTTCCCTGTAATTAAAGATGTTTTTGAAAATGAAGGCGATAGATATGAAAGAATTGTAGTTCCTTTTACAGACGGAACGAAATCTTTACAAGTAGTCACCAACTTAAAAGAGGCTTATGAAAGTGAAGGAAAAAGCTTAGTTACAGATTTTGAAAAGAACATTACTTTAGCAATTATTGATGAAAACTGGAAAGATCATTTACGTCAAATGGATGAATTAAAACATTCTGTACAAAATGCATCTTATGAGCAAAAAGATCCTTTATTGGTTTACAAATTTGAAGCTTTTGAATTGTTTAAGAAAACAGTTGATGAAATTAATAAAGAGGTTTTATCATTCTTGTTTAAAGGTGAATTACCAGAACAAAATAGAGATCAAATTTCTGAAGCTAGAAGTCAAAAAAGAGAGCGTTTAAATACCAGCAAAGCTGATGTTCAAAACTCTACAGAACAAGCTATTCAAAACTCTAAAAAGCAACCACAAGAACCTGTTGAAACAATTGTAAGAGATCAACCAAAAATTGGTAGAAATGAAAAAGTTACCATTAAAAATGTAATGAGTGGCGAGCAAAAAGAGGTTAAATTTAAACAAGCTATTCCTTTAATTGAAAAAGGAGAATGGGTTTTGGTGAATAACTAA
- a CDS encoding nucleoside deaminase, with translation MNNHEEFMSEAVKAALKGMSNNEGGPFGCIVVKDGKIIGSGNNKVTSTNDPTAHAEVTAIRDACKNLESFQLDGCIIYTSCEPCPMCLGAIYWARPDKVYYGSNQKDAADIGFDDEFIYNEIPLPYEKRSIPFEQIGREIALEPFIKWSEKQDKIEY, from the coding sequence ATGAATAATCACGAAGAATTTATGAGTGAGGCTGTAAAAGCAGCTTTAAAAGGAATGAGTAATAATGAAGGCGGACCTTTTGGTTGTATTGTTGTAAAAGACGGAAAAATTATTGGTAGCGGAAATAACAAAGTTACTTCTACAAACGACCCAACTGCACACGCAGAAGTTACTGCAATTAGAGATGCTTGTAAAAATTTAGAATCTTTTCAGTTAGATGGTTGTATCATTTACACTTCTTGCGAGCCTTGCCCAATGTGTTTAGGCGCAATTTACTGGGCAAGACCAGACAAAGTGTATTATGGAAGCAATCAAAAAGATGCTGCTGATATTGGTTTTGACGACGAATTTATTTATAACGAAATTCCGTTGCCTTACGAAAAAAGAAGTATTCCTTTCGAACAAATTGGTAGAGAAATTGCTTTAGAACCTTTTATAAAATGGTCTGAAAAACAAGACAAAATTGAATACTAA
- a CDS encoding cob(I)yrinic acid a,c-diamide adenosyltransferase: MKIYTKTGDAGTTALFGGTRVKKYNLRIESYGTVDELNSYVGLIKDQEINSAIKETLLIIQNELFTLGSMLATPPEKETLKNGKERLNIPKVDENSILFLENEIDKMETELPQMTHFILPGGHQAVSFCHIARCVCRRAERLSVELNDQETLNIDILKYLNRLSDFLFVLARKLSKDLLVEEIKWIPEKK; encoded by the coding sequence ATGAAAATATATACAAAAACCGGCGATGCAGGAACTACAGCATTATTTGGTGGCACAAGAGTAAAAAAATATAATTTACGCATAGAAAGTTATGGTACTGTAGATGAATTAAATTCTTATGTTGGCTTAATAAAAGACCAAGAAATTAACAGTGCTATTAAAGAAACTTTGTTGATAATTCAGAATGAATTATTCACATTAGGAAGTATGTTGGCAACTCCGCCAGAAAAAGAAACATTAAAAAACGGAAAAGAGAGATTAAATATTCCTAAAGTTGATGAAAATTCTATTCTTTTTTTGGAAAATGAAATTGATAAAATGGAAACAGAACTTCCTCAAATGACTCATTTTATTTTACCTGGAGGACATCAAGCTGTGTCATTTTGTCACATTGCAAGATGTGTTTGTAGACGCGCAGAACGTTTATCTGTAGAGCTAAATGACCAAGAAACTTTAAATATTGACATTTTAAAATATTTAAACAGACTTTCTGACTTTCTTTTTGTGTTGGCACGAAAGTTGTCTAAAGACCTACTAGTAGAGGAAATTAAGTGGATTCCCGAAAAAAAATAG
- a CDS encoding T9SS type A sorting domain-containing protein, with translation MKKIYFLTTLFLLTNINLIAQTIDVITQLSSPNAIEIDGDNLYIAEFDGNKISKINITNSSPVAVDVVTNLNGPSGIILIGNYLYIAELNGNKISKIDITNNSSTAIDVVTELNRPVQILLNGNDLYIAELGGGKISKIDITDSSPTAIDIITDLNRPQGMILNGNDLYIANSGDHKISKINITDSSPTAIDVITELSSPTGLALNENDLYIAEFNGNKISRISITESNPTIKEIVNELIGPTGLIINGNEMYINEFTGNKISKIDLATLSIDNFSLFNNLKASPNPTNNFLQISGLTKIENYKIYNILGAEIKKGSIYENQKIDVKNLIGGIYFLKLENGSSIRFIKE, from the coding sequence ATGAAAAAAATTTACTTTTTAACAACATTATTTTTATTGACCAACATTAATCTCATTGCACAAACTATCGATGTAATAACACAATTATCAAGCCCTAATGCTATAGAAATAGACGGAGACAACCTATATATTGCTGAATTTGACGGAAATAAAATTTCTAAAATTAATATTACAAATAGTTCGCCAGTTGCCGTCGACGTAGTGACAAACTTAAATGGACCATCGGGAATAATTCTTATTGGAAATTACCTATATATTGCAGAACTTAATGGAAATAAAATTTCTAAAATTGACATTACCAATAATTCATCTACAGCTATAGATGTTGTAACTGAATTAAACCGACCTGTACAAATATTACTAAATGGAAATGATTTATATATTGCAGAACTTGGTGGAGGTAAAATTTCTAAAATTGATATTACTGACAGCTCTCCAACAGCCATTGATATTATAACAGATTTAAATAGACCACAAGGAATGATACTTAATGGAAATGACTTATATATTGCTAATTCTGGAGATCACAAAATTTCTAAAATTAACATTACAGATAGTTCTCCAACAGCTATTGATGTTATAACAGAATTGAGTTCACCAACAGGATTAGCACTCAACGAAAATGACTTATATATTGCAGAATTTAATGGAAATAAGATTTCTAGAATTAGCATTACAGAAAGCAATCCAACAATAAAAGAAATTGTAAATGAATTAATTGGACCTACTGGTTTAATAATTAATGGAAATGAAATGTATATTAATGAATTTACTGGTAATAAAATATCGAAAATTGATTTAGCCACACTCTCCATAGATAATTTTTCTTTATTTAATAATCTAAAAGCATCGCCTAACCCAACAAATAATTTTCTTCAAATTTCAGGGTTAACTAAAATAGAAAATTACAAAATTTATAATATTTTAGGAGCAGAAATAAAAAAAGGAAGTATTTATGAAAACCAAAAAATTGATGTTAAAAATCTAATAGGTGGAATTTATTTCTTGAAACTTGAAAATGGAAGTTCAATTAGATTTATAAAAGAATAA